From Mariprofundus sp. NF, one genomic window encodes:
- a CDS encoding calcium-binding protein, translating to MNRTLVTSALLLISAVTLPGNLFAEQCAGQQATIIGSEKKDRLTGTEGDDVIVGLGGDDKIDGRGGNDLICGGDGDDKIKGGRGNDQLYGGAGNDKIFGGDGDDFLDGGAGNDKLSGEKGNDQLKGGPGKDKLSAGPGDDLLEGGAGVDTLYGEHGDDRLFGNGGDDRLYGWTGNDQLDGGAGNDQLFDRGGDDTMAGGEGDDRCQGLHDFGAQSGEGEWQSDIRPTPESQSWSGCETLFK from the coding sequence ATGAACAGAACGCTTGTGACATCCGCACTGCTACTGATCTCAGCTGTCACGTTACCGGGCAACTTGTTTGCAGAGCAGTGCGCCGGTCAGCAAGCCACCATTATCGGTTCGGAGAAAAAAGACAGACTCACAGGTACCGAGGGTGATGATGTGATTGTCGGCCTTGGCGGTGATGACAAGATTGATGGCAGAGGTGGTAATGATCTGATCTGCGGCGGTGATGGCGATGACAAGATCAAAGGCGGTCGCGGCAATGACCAACTTTATGGCGGTGCCGGTAACGACAAAATATTCGGTGGCGATGGTGATGATTTTCTCGATGGCGGGGCGGGCAATGATAAACTCTCCGGTGAGAAGGGAAATGATCAGCTCAAAGGTGGTCCGGGTAAGGATAAGTTAAGTGCCGGGCCAGGTGATGATCTGCTAGAGGGCGGTGCAGGTGTGGATACCCTGTATGGCGAACATGGCGATGACCGTCTGTTTGGCAACGGTGGTGATGACCGCCTCTATGGCTGGACGGGTAACGATCAACTTGATGGCGGGGCTGGTAACGATCAGCTGTTTGATCGTGGCGGCGATGACACAATGGCTGGCGGTGAAGGTGATGACCGCTGCCAGGGACTACATGACTTTGGTGCGCAGAGTGGAGAGGGTGAGTGGCAGAGTGATATCAGGCCAACGCCAGAGTCGCAAAGCTGGTCGGGTTGCGAAACACTGTTTAAGTAA
- a CDS encoding peptidylprolyl isomerase, giving the protein MFGWNKKKKTASARHILVADLQQCEALKAEIENGADFAEVAKQHSSCPSGQKGGDLGSFRERQMVKEFNEVVFSAELHKVHGPVKTQFGYHLIEITERSEG; this is encoded by the coding sequence ATGTTCGGTTGGAACAAGAAGAAAAAAACTGCATCAGCACGTCACATTCTGGTTGCAGATCTGCAGCAGTGCGAAGCGCTGAAGGCGGAGATTGAGAATGGTGCCGATTTTGCCGAGGTGGCAAAGCAGCACTCCAGCTGCCCGTCAGGTCAAAAAGGTGGTGATCTCGGTTCATTTCGTGAGCGCCAGATGGTCAAAGAGTTCAATGAGGTGGTCTTCTCTGCCGAACTGCACAAGGTGCATGGGCCGGTAAAAACCCAATTCGGTTATCACCTGATCGAGATTACCGAGCGTTCTGAGGGCTGA
- a CDS encoding TerB family tellurite resistance protein produces the protein MLKTLQGWWRREEGHQQLPDLTLAITKLMVGMMTMDGKIDAEEHAEIVKLLSDHFNISAEESSELIEQAQDTERADLRIENVVKQIVDTYNVDERAAILAKLWRVAMADGDVAFLEEQYINRISGLIGVPACSLTELKEKEEKLFPDLDQSNRYTNNPVGD, from the coding sequence ATGCTGAAAACATTACAGGGTTGGTGGCGTCGGGAAGAGGGTCATCAACAGTTGCCGGATCTGACACTGGCCATTACCAAGCTGATGGTCGGCATGATGACGATGGATGGAAAGATTGATGCTGAAGAGCATGCCGAGATCGTCAAGCTGCTCAGTGACCATTTCAACATCTCCGCTGAAGAGAGTAGCGAGCTGATTGAACAGGCTCAGGATACCGAGCGTGCCGATCTGCGCATTGAAAATGTGGTGAAGCAGATTGTTGACACCTATAACGTTGATGAGCGCGCCGCAATCCTTGCCAAGCTCTGGCGTGTTGCCATGGCCGATGGCGATGTAGCCTTTCTTGAAGAGCAGTATATCAATCGCATCTCAGGCCTGATCGGCGTGCCTGCCTGCTCGCTGACAGAGCTGAAAGAGAAGGAGGAGAAGCTCTTTCCTGATCTGGATCAATCCAACCGTTATACGAATAATCCTGTAGGTGATTAA
- a CDS encoding bacteriohemerythrin produces the protein MKLSASDFPEVPLLEMHDVHLQEVEMINAIYDLILEIESGNRKKAVLSEKLDELLIHTQEHFANEERLMLEAHFPPYAMHKNAHNLFLQELQDAVSSWKEEQAIGPIDQFMRFKLPRWMKDHISTMDYVTAGYLANQLQK, from the coding sequence ATGAAACTATCTGCCTCTGATTTCCCCGAAGTGCCTCTGCTGGAGATGCATGATGTGCATCTGCAAGAGGTGGAGATGATCAACGCCATCTACGATCTGATTCTGGAGATTGAGAGCGGCAATCGTAAAAAAGCAGTGCTTAGTGAAAAGCTGGATGAGTTGCTGATCCATACGCAGGAGCATTTCGCCAATGAAGAGCGGCTGATGTTAGAGGCACATTTTCCGCCCTATGCCATGCATAAAAATGCCCACAACCTCTTCCTGCAAGAGCTGCAAGATGCGGTTAGCAGCTGGAAGGAGGAGCAGGCCATCGGACCGATTGATCAGTTTATGCGCTTTAAGCTACCCCGTTGGATGAAGGATCACATCAGCACCATGGATTATGTCACTGCGGGTTATCTCGCCAATCAGTTGCAGAAGTAG
- a CDS encoding TatD family hydrolase — translation MIDSHCHLDDLRFDQSRVAVLQRAQDAGVTAFIVPAVCRSGWPKLQHLALDHSSISPAFGLHPWFCNQHSDSDLSLLPQFLADAVAVGECGLDGSDLCRFDMDSQLHWFQPQLQLALEHDLPVIVHAFRAVDDVIREIRQLPGLRGVIHSFSGSQQQADQLVKLGFYLGFGGAVTYPRASRVQGVVKHIPLEKLLIETDAPDQSPAAHRGGNNEPAFLIEILAQIATLRGTDSQALAAICNHNARELFRL, via the coding sequence TTGATCGATAGCCACTGCCATCTTGATGATCTCCGTTTTGACCAGAGCAGAGTGGCGGTTTTACAGCGTGCGCAAGATGCCGGTGTAACCGCTTTTATTGTACCTGCTGTGTGTCGTTCAGGTTGGCCAAAACTGCAGCACCTTGCCTTAGATCACAGTTCGATCTCGCCAGCCTTTGGCCTGCATCCGTGGTTCTGCAATCAACATAGTGATTCCGATCTGTCGTTGCTGCCGCAGTTTCTCGCAGATGCTGTGGCAGTAGGTGAGTGTGGCCTGGATGGTAGTGATCTCTGTCGCTTTGATATGGACTCTCAGCTGCACTGGTTTCAGCCTCAGCTCCAGCTGGCTTTGGAGCACGATCTGCCCGTGATTGTGCATGCATTCAGGGCGGTTGATGATGTAATCCGCGAGATCAGACAGCTGCCCGGCCTGCGTGGTGTGATTCACAGTTTTTCCGGTTCACAGCAGCAGGCTGATCAATTGGTAAAACTCGGTTTCTATCTCGGTTTTGGTGGTGCGGTGACCTATCCGCGGGCAAGCAGAGTGCAGGGTGTGGTTAAACATATCCCGCTGGAAAAGTTGTTAATTGAGACCGATGCCCCCGACCAGTCACCTGCCGCTCATCGCGGAGGCAACAATGAACCCGCTTTTCTCATCGAAATTTTAGCGCAGATCGCTACGCTTCGCGGCACAGATAGTCAGGCACTGGCCGCCATCTGTAATCACAATGCCAGGGAGCTGTTCAGATTATGA
- a CDS encoding ThiF family adenylyltransferase codes for MSVAQERTEILIGEAGLNHLAGLHLLVVGIGGVGGAAIEAVARAGIGRLTIVDHDSVGLSNMNRQLVCTHSVIGQDKATAMGARVLDINPEIELDARVGFLDPMNMEEFLAAGAFDYVIDCIDSVACKAVLVASCQKLGIPVASSLGAGGRLDVTQAEITTLDKTYNCGLAVNLRRKLRRAGASLDYPVVFSGEFPIKPLPQAPVGKDSTALPRAVNGTISYMPNLFGFMLAGFVIKQLLDRRENIKSNHELTQINTNKSGRVCD; via the coding sequence ATGAGTGTTGCACAGGAGCGCACAGAGATCCTTATCGGTGAAGCAGGGTTGAACCATCTGGCAGGCCTGCATCTGCTGGTGGTAGGCATTGGCGGTGTTGGCGGAGCAGCCATTGAAGCTGTTGCACGTGCCGGCATTGGCCGTTTGACCATTGTTGATCATGACAGTGTGGGGCTCTCGAATATGAATCGGCAGCTTGTCTGCACCCATTCGGTTATAGGCCAGGATAAAGCCACGGCGATGGGGGCGAGGGTTCTCGATATTAATCCGGAGATAGAGCTTGATGCCCGGGTCGGTTTTCTCGATCCGATGAATATGGAAGAATTTCTTGCTGCGGGTGCATTCGATTATGTGATTGACTGTATCGACTCAGTGGCCTGCAAAGCGGTGTTGGTCGCCTCCTGCCAGAAGCTGGGTATTCCTGTGGCATCCAGCCTTGGTGCCGGTGGCCGGCTGGATGTGACACAGGCGGAGATTACCACGCTGGATAAGACCTATAACTGTGGTCTGGCTGTAAATCTGCGTCGCAAATTGCGCCGGGCGGGTGCATCACTCGATTATCCGGTGGTCTTCTCCGGCGAGTTCCCGATCAAACCGCTGCCGCAGGCGCCGGTTGGCAAGGATTCGACCGCACTACCGCGGGCGGTGAATGGCACGATCTCCTATATGCCGAACCTGTTCGGTTTTATGCTGGCAGGTTTTGTCATCAAACAGCTGTTAGATCGCCGTGAAAACATAAAATCGAACCACGAATTAACACAAATAAACACGAATAAGAGTGGCAGAGTTTGTGATTAA
- a CDS encoding co-chaperone YbbN: MATVEITKENIKEEVDGSAISILDFWAPWCAPCKAFGPTFEAVSENHPDVLFGKINTQEQEQLGAHFNIRSIPTLMIIREGLMLYSEPGALAEKDLEALIAEIKALDMTELHAEAARLQAEQS; this comes from the coding sequence ATGGCCACAGTCGAGATTACCAAAGAGAATATCAAAGAGGAGGTGGATGGCAGCGCAATCTCCATTCTCGACTTCTGGGCACCGTGGTGTGCGCCATGCAAAGCCTTTGGCCCTACCTTTGAAGCGGTCTCCGAAAATCATCCCGATGTGCTGTTTGGCAAGATCAATACCCAGGAGCAGGAGCAGCTGGGAGCCCATTTCAATATTCGCTCAATCCCTACGCTGATGATTATTCGCGAAGGGCTGATGCTCTACTCTGAGCCGGGAGCATTGGCAGAGAAGGATCTCGAAGCCCTGATTGCAGAGATCAAAGCGCTGGATATGACTGAGCTGCATGCTGAAGCGGCCAGACTGCAGGCTGAGCAAAGCTAA